The segment GGCGGCGATGATGTCTTCGCAGGCGCGGCGCGAGCCGAAGCCGGCGGCGGCGAGAATTTTTTGCAGGCGTTCAGTTGGCATGTGGAAATTAAAGATGATCGTGAGGGTCTTCTACAACAAGCCCTTCAGCGCGGGCGGCGGCAAGCAGTTGCCGGTCAGATGAAACAAAAGCTAGCTGGACTGCCTGAGATTGGCACACCTTGTTCACAGCCAGCCCGATGGCGAGTTGTATAGCATCATAAGCCTTGAGCGGGTATTGCTGAGTGAGATTTGCGGCATGCATCTGCCAGGCTCCGCAAAATAATATTTAACGAGGACGCTGGCATCAAAGAAATACTCAGCCATTGGTCAGCGACGATTCTCGATAATGATTTCAGAAACGGGCTTGTCCAGCTTAATTGCGCGCAATGCGGCGCGTATTCTTTGTTGCTCTTTCTTTGACCATTTTTCCCAGCGTTCAGCAGCCTGCAATTCTAATTGGGTTGGCTCGCGCACTAGGCCAGCCGCAACCATAGCGGCTCTAATTCGTGCCCGCTCTGAAGTGAATGTGCCCGGTTTAATCTGATCTGATTTGATAAAACGATTAGGCGAGAATAGCCAACGGAGTTTCTGAACTTCTTTCTGAGTCTGGCGAACCTGTTTGGCTAACTTGTTGACTTTTAGTTCAATCTCTGTCATATCGCACCTCTGGCGAAGATTATAGCACTTGCCCGTCATCGCCCGTCGCGGTTAAGTTGACAACTGGCTGGGGTGAAGGCTCGGCTTCAGACACGGGGACGGCTTCCCCGGAGTCGGCGGGGGCGGGTTCGAGCGTCGTATCCACGTTCAGCGGCGGCAGTTGGTTGAGCGACGACAGTCCAAAATGTTGCAGGAAGGTCGAGGTCGTGCCGTAAAGAATCGGGCGGCCCGGCCCCTCGGTGCGGCCCACTTCTTCAATCAGCCCCTTGCTCAGCAGAGACTTGATGACGCCGTCGCAATTCACGCCGCGAATCGATTCGAGTTGCGGGCGGGTGACAGGCTGCTGATAAGCCACGATGGCGAGCGTCTCCAAAGAAGGCTTGCTCAAATGTTGCGCCGACTCCAAACCGAGAAAGCGCTCGACTTCAGCCGCCACCGTCGGGGCGGTCGTCAACTGCACCCGATCCTTTGCGCGTTGCAGGCTGAGGCCGCGCGAGGCATAGGAGGATTCAAGTTCGGCCAGGGCGTCCTCGATCTGGCGCGGTTGAACTTCAAGTGCGGCGGCCAGTTGAGAAATCTGCGTTGGGCCGTCGGCGACAAAGAGCAGACTCTCCACCAGGGCCGGGAGCGGCAAAGTGGGCATGTTATAATTTTCACTCAAAGGATGTTGTGCTCAATGAAAAACAAGAGATTAGTAATTTCAGTAGTGCTGATCGTGATCTTAAGTGCGGCCCTGGCCTGCGGCGGCCCGCTGGCCGTTGGCGGCCCCACCCCGGAATATCCCACCGTGGCCGTTTCCACCGAATCGGCGCAATCCCTGACCGATAAATTTGAGTCGCTCAAGGCCTCTACCGGCGAAGTGACGGTGTCCATCACCGAGAGCGAGCTGACGTCATTCATTGCCGAGAAGCTCGCCGCCCAGCCCGACTCGGCGCTGTCGAACCCGCAAGTTTATCTTCGCGACGGCAAGATCAAGTTGTATGCCACCGTGACCACCAGCAGTTTCACGGCCAATGCGCTCATTGTCGTAAACGTCACCCTCGTTGACGGCCAGATGGCGGCCACGATTGAAAAAGCCGACTTCGGCCCGGTTCCGGTGCCGAGCGATCTGCTGTCGTCGCTCACGTCCACCATCAACGACAACCTGCTGGCGCTGGCCGACAAACTGCCGTCGGACGTGCGCTTGAAGAGCATTGCCATTGCCGACGGCAACTTGACGTTGACGGCAGATGTGAAATGAGTCGGCGGCGCGAATTATAACAGACGCCTCCGACTTTTTCATTCACATGAACACTTACATTGCTGTTGATCTGGGCGGCACGAATATCCGCGCGGCGCGTTATACGCCGAGTGGCGTTCTGTTGGCTCGCGCCAAACGGCCCACCCATGCGCCGGACTCAGACGAGACTTTGCTGGATCGCGTCGTCGCCACCATCACCGAAGTGCTGCCGGGCGAGGCCGATCAAGCCAATGGCGTGGTCGTGAAAGCCATCAGCATCGGCGCGCCCGGCCCGCTCAACCCGCACACCGGCCTTGTTTTGCGCGCCCCCAACCTGCCCGGCTGGGTGGATTTTCCGCTCCGTCAGGAAATCGAATCCCACTTTCACCTCCCGACGGAAATTGGCAACGACGCCAACCTGGCGGCGATGGCTGAGTGGAAGTTTGGCGCGGGCCGGGGCTACAACGATATTTTGTATCTCACCATCAGCACCGGCATCGGCGGCGGGGTGATTTCGGGCGGGCGGCTGATCACGGGCGTCAACGGCCTGGCGACAGAACTCGGCCACGTGGTCGTGGCTCCCGACGGCCCGGTATGTGGCTGTGGTCAACGGGGACACCTGGAAGCGCTGGCCGCCGGGCCGGCCATTGCCCTGACCGCCCGCACTCGTTTGCGAAATGGCGAAGTGAAGACCCGGCTTCTGGATTATGTGGACGGCGATGTCGAAACGGTGACGGCCCAACACATCGGCGAAGCGGCTCTCAGCGGCGACGCATTTGCCATTAGCCTGCTTACCGAGGCTGGCACTTATGTCGGGCGGGCCATCGCCGATTACTTGCACGTCTTCAACCCGTCCATCGTCATTTTGGGCGGCGGCGTGGCCAGCAACGTGGGCAACCTGCTGGTGGAACCCGCCTGGAAGGCCGTTTGCGAACGGGCCATGAGCGACATTTACTACAAAGAGTGCAACATTGTTCTGGCGATGCTGGCCGACGATGTGGGCTTGCTCGGCGCGCTGGCGCTGGCGGTTGAAACTCACCCGGAATAATTGACAAGATGAAGGGATGACAGGATGAGCTTTACCGAAAGATCACCTTGTCACCCTGTCATCTTGTCACCTTGTCAGGAGACAGAATGACGGTCAACAAACTTAACGTACCCGGCCCTAAGGCTCAGGAACTTCTCAAGCGCGATGCCGCTACCATTTCACCTTCCTATCCTCGTGATTATCCCTTCGTCATGTCGCACGGCAAAGGAACCCAGGTTTGGGACGTGGACGGCAACCGCTACCTCGACTTTGCCGCCGGCATTGCCGTGTGCTCCACCGGCCATAGCCACCCGGACGTGGTGAAAGCGATTCAGGAGCAGGCTGAAAAATTCATCCATATCTCGTCGGACTTTTATCACGAAAAATGGGTGGAGCTTGGCGAGAAGCTGGACGAGATCGCCCCGTTCAAAGAAGACTCGCTGTGCTTCATGACCAACTCCGGGGCCGAGTCGGTGGAAGCGGCCATCAAGCTGGCCCGTTTCCACACGGGCCGCCCCCGGTTCATCGGCTTTCACGGCGGCTTCCACGGGCGCACTTATGGCGCGCTGGCCTTCACCGCCTCCAAAGCCACTCAACGGCGCGGCTTCAACCTGGCGATGCCGGGTGTGACTCACGTGCCGTTTCCCAACACTTACCGGCCTCGTTTGCAGTTTGATCCCAACAAGGGCGATTACGGCGACGCTGTGATCGAGTATCTGGAAAATGTGATCTTCATCTACGAATGCCCGCCGGAAGATATAGCCGCCATTTTGGTAGAGCCGATTCAGGGCGAGGGCGGCTACGTCATCCCGCCCAACTCGTTCTTCCCTCGCCTGCGAGCCTTGTGCGACAAATACGGCATCCTGCTCATCGTAGACGAAGTGCAGAGCGGGATGGGCCGCACCGGCAAGTGGTGGGCCATTCAACACTGGGGCGTGGAGCCAGACATGGTGTGCTCGGCCAAAGGCATCGCCAGCGGCATGCCGCTGGGGGCGATGATCGCCCGCAAGAGTGTGATGAACTGGCCGCCCGGCGCGCACGGCAACACCTACGGCGGCAACCCGCTCTCGTGCGCCGCCGCCCTCGAAACTATCCGCCTGCTGGAGAACGGCTTCATCGCCAACGCCGCCGAAGTGGGTGAATACACCATCGAAGCTCTCGAAGAGATTGCGGCCCGCCACCCCAGCATTGGCGAAGTGCGGGGCAAAGGGTTGATGATCGGCGTGGAGTTTGTGAAGGACAGGGCCACCAAAGACCGCGCCCCGGATGTTCGCGACATGATGATTCACTCGGCGTTTGAGCATGGCCTGCTGTTGTTAGGCTGTGGCCGCAACACCGTGCGCGTCACCCCGCCGCTCAACGTGAGCAAGGCCGAGATTGACGAGGGGCTGGAGATTTTTGAGGCGGCGCTGACGGAGGCGGAGAAGAAAATTTTGTAAACTTTACGCGCCAAAGCAATTACGAATCAAAAACGCTCGCGATGGATAACTTTCATCGCGAGCGTTTTTTCGTCAACCCTCAATGCTTAATACACCCCCAAATACCGATCCAACTCCCACTGGCTGACGCTGATCCGGTACTCATCCCACTCCTGCACCCGGCCTTCGATGTAACGCTCGAAGAGATGGTCGCCCAGCGCCGCCTTCACCAACTCGCTCTTCCTGAGTTCCTCAATCGCTTCGCCCAGCGAGCCGGGCATGGCCGTCAACTTCGCCAGCGCCATCTCATCCAAATGATACAGGTCTTCCTCGTTCGGCGGCGGAACCGGCAGGTCGTTCTTGATGCCGTCGAGTCCGGCCATCAGCATCACGGCGGCGGTGAGGTAGGGATTGGCGCTCGGGTCGGGGCAACGTAGTTCGAGACGGCTGGCCGTCGCCACCCGCCCCGGGCTGACCTTCGGCACGCGAATGAGAGCCGAGCGGTTGGTGCGCGCCCAACTCAAATACACCGGCGCTTCGTAGCCGGGCACGAGGCGCTTGTAGCTATTCACCAGCGGGGCGATGATGGCCGACAGGCTCCGGGCATGTTTTAATTGCCCGGCAATAAATTTCTTGGCTGTCAGGCTCAGGCCATATTCGTCGTTCGGGTCGGCAAACACATTCTTGCCATCCTTCCACAAGCTTTGGTGGGTGTGCATACCATTGCCGTTGATGCCGGCGATGGGCTTGGGCATGAAGGTGGCGTAGAGGCCGTTGCGCTGGGCGATTGCCTTCAGAGTGATTCGCAACGTCACCGCGCTGTCGGCGGTTTGCAGAGCGTGGCCGTACTTGAAGTCAATCTCGTGCTGGCCGATGGCGACTTCGTGGTGCAGGGCTTCCACGTTGATGCCGAAGGCGGCCAGGGCCGTCACC is part of the Chloroflexota bacterium genome and harbors:
- the scpB gene encoding SMC-Scp complex subunit ScpB, with amino-acid sequence MPTLPLPALVESLLFVADGPTQISQLAAALEVQPRQIEDALAELESSYASRGLSLQRAKDRVQLTTAPTVAAEVERFLGLESAQHLSKPSLETLAIVAYQQPVTRPQLESIRGVNCDGVIKSLLSKGLIEEVGRTEGPGRPILYGTTSTFLQHFGLSSLNQLPPLNVDTTLEPAPADSGEAVPVSEAEPSPQPVVNLTATGDDGQVL
- a CDS encoding LmeA family phospholipid-binding protein — protein: MKNKRLVISVVLIVILSAALACGGPLAVGGPTPEYPTVAVSTESAQSLTDKFESLKASTGEVTVSITESELTSFIAEKLAAQPDSALSNPQVYLRDGKIKLYATVTTSSFTANALIVVNVTLVDGQMAATIEKADFGPVPVPSDLLSSLTSTINDNLLALADKLPSDVRLKSIAIADGNLTLTADVK
- a CDS encoding ROK family protein; its protein translation is MNTYIAVDLGGTNIRAARYTPSGVLLARAKRPTHAPDSDETLLDRVVATITEVLPGEADQANGVVVKAISIGAPGPLNPHTGLVLRAPNLPGWVDFPLRQEIESHFHLPTEIGNDANLAAMAEWKFGAGRGYNDILYLTISTGIGGGVISGGRLITGVNGLATELGHVVVAPDGPVCGCGQRGHLEALAAGPAIALTARTRLRNGEVKTRLLDYVDGDVETVTAQHIGEAALSGDAFAISLLTEAGTYVGRAIADYLHVFNPSIVILGGGVASNVGNLLVEPAWKAVCERAMSDIYYKECNIVLAMLADDVGLLGALALAVETHPE
- a CDS encoding acetyl ornithine aminotransferase family protein, which encodes MTVNKLNVPGPKAQELLKRDAATISPSYPRDYPFVMSHGKGTQVWDVDGNRYLDFAAGIAVCSTGHSHPDVVKAIQEQAEKFIHISSDFYHEKWVELGEKLDEIAPFKEDSLCFMTNSGAESVEAAIKLARFHTGRPRFIGFHGGFHGRTYGALAFTASKATQRRGFNLAMPGVTHVPFPNTYRPRLQFDPNKGDYGDAVIEYLENVIFIYECPPEDIAAILVEPIQGEGGYVIPPNSFFPRLRALCDKYGILLIVDEVQSGMGRTGKWWAIQHWGVEPDMVCSAKGIASGMPLGAMIARKSVMNWPPGAHGNTYGGNPLSCAAALETIRLLENGFIANAAEVGEYTIEALEEIAARHPSIGEVRGKGLMIGVEFVKDRATKDRAPDVRDMMIHSAFEHGLLLLGCGRNTVRVTPPLNVSKAEIDEGLEIFEAALTEAEKKIL
- the glnA gene encoding type I glutamate--ammonia ligase — translated: MAHDTSKIQKVEEQIKSRGVQFMNLQFTDIMGMVKTVGLPAAMWEDVLDHGMWFDGSSVQGFARIAESDMLLHPDLDTFAVIPWDTDVPTARVICDVHMPTGEPFSGDPRNVLKRALAEAAKMGFQYFTGPELEFFLFKRHADGSLFPLEPHDQAGYFDMSTDLAHSVRRQMVTALAAFGINVEALHHEVAIGQHEIDFKYGHALQTADSAVTLRITLKAIAQRNGLYATFMPKPIAGINGNGMHTHQSLWKDGKNVFADPNDEYGLSLTAKKFIAGQLKHARSLSAIIAPLVNSYKRLVPGYEAPVYLSWARTNRSALIRVPKVSPGRVATASRLELRCPDPSANPYLTAAVMLMAGLDGIKNDLPVPPPNEEDLYHLDEMALAKLTAMPGSLGEAIEELRKSELVKAALGDHLFERYIEGRVQEWDEYRISVSQWELDRYLGVY